A genome region from Lucilia cuprina isolate Lc7/37 chromosome 3, ASM2204524v1, whole genome shotgun sequence includes the following:
- the LOC111686696 gene encoding myrosinase 1-like: MALKTSIILSLLSVNLLLGTISAYNDDSQNDHKICALQHKSGSKYFPSDFKFGVSTAAYQVEGGWNEDGRGPSIWDTFTHQHPEMIDDHSTGDVGPDSYHKFDKDLEALKELKVNFYRFSISWSRILPNADISSKNQKGIDYYNMVIDKLLENGIEPLVTMFHYDLPESLNLYGGFTNIELVKYFTNYAKLLFETYGDRVKLWITFNEPYDYCIPGYGDGNYPPMGHDHGVADYLCMDTTLKAHAEVYRLYRKEFFNKQNGKIGMTLSTRFYFSKTNNSSIIDRAMQYSLGWLAYPMFGDTGNYPQIMLDDVARNSQKEGRAWSRLRSIAENERSLIKHSADFLGLNYYSSRYVEEANPPQGKKPSVQYDSRLKYELDAKWKRAKSSWLYCVPEGLEGLLNWIKNNYNNIEVIITENGWSDEGQLDDTDRIDYLKAHLQAVLNAINMGCNVTRYTHWSLIDNFEWQRGYTEKFGLYYVNISSSGKERIAKYSARYYKSVIESKTIPGFVAGN, encoded by the exons ATGGCGCTGAAAACATCAATAATATTAAG TTTACTTTCAGTAAATTTACTACTAGGAACTATTTCAGCATATAATGATGATAGTCAAAATGATCATAAGATATGCGCCCTTCAACACAAATCGGGTAGTAAATATTTCCCTTCAGATTTTAAATTTGGTGTATCAACAGCGGCCTATCAAGTGGAGGGCGGTTGGAATGAAGATGGTCGTGGTCCATCGATATGGGATACATTTACACATCAACATCCAGAAATGATTGATGATCATTCAACTGGTGATGTGGGACCAGATTCTTATCATAAATTTGACAAGGACTTAGAAGCTTTAAAGGaattaaaa gtaaatttttatCGCTTTTCTATATCCTGGTCTCGTATTCTGCCAAATGCTGATATATcgtcaaaaaatcaaaaaggtaTTGATTACTATAATATGGTGATTGAtaaacttttagaaaatggcaTAGAACCTTTGGTAACTATGTTCCATTATGATTTACCCGAATCCCTTAATCTATATGGCGGCTTTACCAATATTGaacttgttaaatattttactaattacGCTAAATTATTGTTTGAAACCTATGGTGATCGCGTTAAGTTATGGATAACTTTTAATGAACCTTATGACTATTGTATACCCGGTTATGGTGATGGTAATTATCCACCCATGGGTCATGATCATGGTGTGGCAGATTATCTTTGTATGGATACGACTCTTAAAGCACATGCTGAAGTTTATCGTTTATATAGGaaggaatttttcaataaacaaaatgGCAAGATTGGCATGACTTTAAGTactagattttatttttctaaaactaataATTCTTCGATAATTGATCGTGCTATGCAATATTCG ttggGTTGGTTGGCTTATCCTATGTTTGGTGATACCGGTAATTATCCACAAATTATGTTGGACGATGTAGCGCGAAATAGTCAAAAAGAGGGTAGAGCATGGTCACGTCTAAGAAGTATAGCTGAAAATGAGAGATCTCTTATCAAACATTCTGCAGACTTTCTGGGACTAAATTATTATTCATCACGTTATGTGGAGGAAGCTAATCCACCACAGGGTAAAAAACCTTCTGTACAATATGATTCGCGTTTGAAATATGAACTTGATGCAAAATGGAAGAGAGCAAAATCTTCATGGTTGTATTGCGTTCCTGAGGGTCTTGAGGGTTTACTaaa tTGGATTAAAAACAACTATAATAATATAGAAGTTATTATAACCGAAAATGGTTGGTCCGACGAAGGCCAGTTAGATGATACAGATCGCATAGACTACCTCAAG GCTCATTTGCAGGCTGTTTTAAATGCCATTAATATGGGCTGTAATGTAACACGCTATACGCATTGGAGTTTAATCGATAATTTTGAATGGCAGCGGGGTTATAC CGAAAAGTTTGGATTGTATTATGTGAATATTTCTAGTAGTGGCAAAGAACGTATTGCAAAATATTCAGCACGTTATTATAAGAGTGTTATTGAAAGTAAAACAATACCGGGTTTCGTTGcgggaaattaa